A genome region from Solanum pennellii chromosome 12, SPENNV200 includes the following:
- the LOC107006147 gene encoding probable protein phosphatase 2C 55 translates to MVVGYLYLPKDNPNKPLGEDAHFMHELYQTIGVAYGVAGWALKGVNVGIYTRELMKNSFIGTYDEAMKGHVSPKRVLEEAYKNTNSKGQSTICIITLNSVKSTMVTANVGDSGLLLIRKGKIIYKSPIQQRGFGCPYQLGNCNANNPSVAQEMELNVEKDVIFMVGTDGMLDNIFESEIEEIVRRAINEKLKAEELASQIGNIALYNSFDRFADTPYARASEGRHKGGKIDDITVIVAYIQ, encoded by the coding sequence ATGGTTGTTGGATATTTATACTTACCTAAAGACAATCCAAACAAGCCTTTAGGTGAAGATGCACACTTCATGCATGAATTATACCAAACTATTGGTGTTGCTTATGGTGTTGCTGGGTGGGCACTAAAGGGAGTTAACGTTGGAATATACACGAGAGAGCTTATGAAGAACTCATTTATCGGTACATATGATGAAGCAATGAAAGGTCATGTGAGCCCTAAAAGGGTTCTTGAGGAAGCATACAAAAACACAAATTCAAAAGGACAGTctacaatttgtattataactCTTAACTCGGTGAAAAGTACTATGGTTACTGCTAATGTTGGTGATAGTGGGCTTTTACTAAtcagaaaaggaaaaattatatacaagtCGCCAATACAACAACGAGGATTTGGATGTCCGTATCAATTGGGAAACTGCAATGCAAATAATCCTAGTGTTGCTCAGGAGATGGAATTAAACGTTGAGAAAGATGTTATTTTCATGGTTGGGACGGATGGGATGCttgataatatatttgaaagtgAGATAGAGGAAATTGTTCGAAGGGCGATCAATGAGAAGTTGAAGGCAGAGGAGTTGGCTAGTCAAATTGGGAACATTGCTTTGTATAATTCATTTGATAGATTTGCAGATACACCATATGCTAGAGCATCTGAGGGAAGACATAAAGGAGgaaaaattgatgatattaCTGTTATTGTTGCttatatacaataa